The genome window TAAGTGGAAATCTTCTGGAAGTACTATCAAAATGCTGATTAATATACATAAGCAATTGTGAGAGTTTGGGTATCGACCTTGTTGTTATCATGATTAAATAACTCTGGTTGACAGGTCTActcatttataataaaatctactGCTACTTGTGATTTACTTTATCTTTGCGACTTATGTTTTTGTGGTTTTACTAAATTTGATAAAATGCATTGCATTTGAAACTTGACCAAGTTTAAGCTTTTAATGTCCAGGAAAGTGGTTAGATTAGACTTTAAGGTCTTTTGGGACATATGCTGACATTGCCTGAATTTTTCCAGAGTATGCTGACAACTTCGACGGTGAGGACATTTCTTGTAAAACCACAAGAACAGAAGCAGCATTTGATTTTGTTGTTTAGCTTCTGAGAGCGAGGAAGCATGAGTCACCTTTGTGATTTCTGTGGGGAGCAAAGATCTATCGTCTACTGCAGATCTGATGCTGCTTCTTTGTGCTTGTCATGTGACCGCAATGTTCATTCTGCAAATGCACTTTCTCAGCGTCACTCCCGCACTCTTTTGTGTGACAGATGCAGCGCACAACCTGCTGTTATAAGGTGCACTGAAGAAAGTGTTTCACTTTGCCAAAATTGTGATTGGAATGGGCATGCTGGGTCAGCAGTTTCTTCAGGGCATAAAAGAGAGACAATAAACTGCTACATAGGCTGCCCGTCGGCAGCAGAGTTTTCAAGAATTTGGTCATTTTTTCAGGAGCTTCCTCAGATAGCTGAGTCCGATTGTGAACAGGGCTTAGGTTTGATGACCATCAATGAGAGCAATGTTAGTAATTGTTGGGCTTCTCCAGAAAACAGTACTTTGGACGTATCTGGTGCGGGCAAAATGGAGGAACCGGAAGCTGTCGATAAGTCCAATGccttgattggatcatcttcagGGTCTGCAATGTGTCCTATGCCCTGTACTGCAGATCTGACAGCTGGTGCAGTGGATTTAACTACACCTAAGGTGCATTTAAGTTTTGAATTCACTTTATTTGTCTCTAAATTTTAGAACCCATTGATGTTTGCTGTCTTTTAAACAAAATCTTTTGTACTATATACAATTACCAAATTCAACTCTACTATTCAAGTTACTTTTTTGCCTAACAAACTTGATACTAACAATTGACTACCATTTTATGTTCCAGCATCTTTTGTTGACAGCAAGGATGTGTAGTTACTTACATCATTGACTAGTCTGCAGGGTATATTAATATGTGTAGGTGTACCCTTCCTCCATTCCTCTGGAGCCATAAATTGCAGTCTACCAGAGTATCAGGTCTTATGACACTTTCACATAGTGAGCACTTCTATTGTTctgcttttacacccctcttctctcttccctctctctctctctctctctctctctctctctctctatatatatatatatatatatatatatatatatatatatatatatatgggtcacTGGTACATGGATTATGCTCTTAAATGTTTAGCTTAATCCTGAGAATATGGTTCAATGTTTGGATGCTCTTAAGATTATGGTTCTTAATCTTGAGAATTATGTTTGGATGCTCTTCAATGTTTAGCTTCTTTCACACATTTCAATTGGCAATAGTTTATCGACTCGTTTGCAGCTATCTTGTCCTGGGACCAAAGATTTTGAATTCTGCAAAGATGATATTTACGAAGATCTCAATGTGGATGATGTTGATTTGACATTTCAAAActatgaagaactttttggtgtaTCTCATAACCAAACCGGgcacctttttgatgatgatgaaaTAGATAT of Musa acuminata AAA Group cultivar baxijiao chromosome BXJ2-3, Cavendish_Baxijiao_AAA, whole genome shotgun sequence contains these proteins:
- the LOC135606907 gene encoding zinc finger protein CONSTANS-LIKE 9-like; protein product: MSHLCDFCGEQRSIVYCRSDAASLCLSCDRNVHSANALSQRHSRTLLCDRCSAQPAVIRCTEESVSLCQNCDWNGHAGSAVSSGHKRETINCYIGCPSAAEFSRIWSFFQELPQIAESDCEQGLGLMTINESNVSNCWASPENSTLDVSGAGKMEEPEAVDKSNALIGSSSGSAMCPMPCTADLTAGAVDLTTPKLSCPGTKDFEFCKDDIYEDLNVDDVDLTFQNYEELFGVSHNQTGHLFDDDEIDIFFDTRATYAGNSNCQGELVGEASSAGQVKPMQATCSNAVSADSVMSKPVKNADSSQFFPARQACFSLSLSFSGLTGESSAGDYQDCGVSSVLLMGEPPVFEAGLENSSLPRGSRVSAVMRYKEKKKARKFEKKIRYASRKAMADVRRRVKGRFVKAGEAYDYDPLAQARSC